A region from the Thermodesulforhabdaceae bacterium genome encodes:
- a CDS encoding CoB--CoM heterodisulfide reductase iron-sulfur subunit A family protein, with protein sequence MSGSTNRSILVVGGGISGISAAIEAAEAGCQVYLVEKEPYLGGRVARMNKYFPKLCPPNCGLEINFRRIKNNPRIRFFTMAEVTKISGTPGNFDVTIKLNPRYINEHCTACGKCEEAATTTFPNPFNYGIDTVKSVYLPNDFCFPLRYVLDARIIGTEEAEKIKNSCPYNAVDLSMTPKEFDLNVSAIVWATGWKPYDAEKILYYGFGKNPDVITNVMMERYASTDGPTNGQIVRPSDGKPVEKVAFIQCAGSRDENHLPYCSGICCLASLKQATYVLDQNQEAKVFIYYIDIRALGRYEDFFNKVQSDPRVTLIKGKAGEIRRLPSGKIMVQAEDQTTGTITKEEFDLVVLATGMVPSTADETLPMDVALDPSGFLLDNDTTGIIPAGCVKQPADVATSVQDATAAALKALQFTVRR encoded by the coding sequence ATGAGTGGATCGACTAATCGGAGCATTCTTGTAGTGGGAGGAGGTATCAGCGGAATTAGTGCTGCAATAGAAGCCGCTGAAGCTGGTTGTCAAGTCTATCTTGTTGAAAAGGAACCCTATCTTGGCGGGCGAGTTGCAAGAATGAACAAATACTTTCCTAAACTCTGCCCACCAAATTGCGGCTTAGAAATCAATTTCCGCCGTATTAAAAACAACCCCAGAATCCGATTTTTCACTATGGCAGAAGTGACAAAGATTTCCGGAACGCCCGGAAATTTTGACGTCACCATTAAACTTAATCCCCGCTACATCAATGAACACTGCACCGCCTGCGGAAAATGCGAAGAAGCCGCTACAACAACCTTCCCCAATCCATTTAATTACGGCATCGATACGGTAAAATCAGTTTATTTGCCCAACGATTTCTGCTTCCCTCTCCGCTACGTGCTTGATGCAAGAATTATCGGCACAGAAGAAGCAGAAAAGATCAAAAACTCTTGTCCTTATAATGCTGTTGATCTTTCCATGACACCCAAAGAGTTTGATCTAAATGTTAGCGCTATCGTCTGGGCTACGGGATGGAAACCCTATGACGCTGAAAAAATTCTTTACTATGGTTTTGGAAAAAATCCAGATGTCATCACAAACGTCATGATGGAACGTTACGCCTCTACCGATGGTCCCACCAATGGACAGATTGTTCGTCCATCTGATGGAAAACCAGTAGAAAAAGTTGCCTTTATTCAATGTGCAGGTTCCCGAGACGAAAATCATCTTCCCTATTGTTCAGGCATATGCTGTCTTGCATCGCTTAAACAGGCTACTTACGTGCTGGATCAAAATCAGGAAGCAAAAGTCTTTATCTACTATATCGACATTCGTGCTCTCGGGCGATACGAAGATTTCTTCAACAAAGTGCAGTCTGATCCTCGCGTTACGCTCATAAAAGGCAAAGCCGGAGAAATAAGAAGGTTGCCGTCGGGTAAGATTATGGTTCAAGCTGAAGATCAAACAACTGGAACAATAACCAAAGAAGAATTTGACCTGGTGGTATTAGCTACCGGTATGGTTCCTTCTACAGCAGATGAAACTCTCCCAATGGATGTGGCTCTCGATCCAAGTGGTTTTTTACTCGATAATGACACAACCGGTATAATCCCTGCTGGATGTGTAAAACAACCCGCTGATGTAGCCACATCGGTTCAGGACGCTACGGCGGCTGCCTTAAAGGCTCTTCAGTTTACGGTGAGGAGGTAG